From Chryseotalea sp. WA131a:
CTCGGCCGACTGACAGGCAAAAATCCCGTGGGCGCCATTCAAACTTTGGGTGGAAATAAATTATGGATTTCGTTAGTGGGTGTATTGCCACTGATCGTAACATTTATCGTACTCAGTTATTACAGCACCATTGCCGGCTGGACGGTGGGCTACATTTTTACTTCGCTCTTTTCGATCAATATGCCGTTCACTAAATTTATTGCCACTCCAGAATATGTGATTCCACTAGGTGCGTTTGTAATTTTGGTTACGGCTTGGATTGTGTTAGGTGGGGTATCGGGCGGCATTGAAAAAGCGACCAAGATTTTGATGCCCATGCTTTTTGTTTTGTTGATCGTGGTGATTTTTAGAAGTGTAACCTTGCCGGGGGCAGGCAAAGGTATTGAGTATTACCTCGTGCCTGATTTTTCTAAAATCAATGGGCACGTGGTATTGGCAGCACTCACTCAAGCATTTTTCTCGTTAGGTGTGGGTTGGGGCATGATGATTACCTACGGCTCTTACTTGCCGAAAACACAAAACATTGTTTCATCTAGTTTGTGGGTGGGCGCAATGGATACTTCGGTAGCATTGCTCGCGGGCTTCATGGTTTTCCCTGCAGTGTTTGCGTTTAATCAATCGCCCACCGAAGGCCCCACATTGGTGTTCAATGTGCTCGCCAATATTTTTCAGCAGATGCCATTGGGCAACATTGCTGGTGCACTGTTCTTTTTGCTCTTGTTTTTTGCGGCCATCACGTCTACCATTTCAATGTTGGAAGCTCCATCGGCCTATTTTATGGATCAAAAGAAATGGAATAGAAAGAAAGCTGCTTGGACGGTAGCCATCGCAGCGTTTTTGTTCGGCATTCCTTCCGCACTGTCCACCGGAGCAATAGAAAGTTTATCAATCATGAAAGTGGATTTTTTAGGGGTTATCAAAACAGGCTTCATGGATGTGTTTGATTATCTCTTCGGGAGTTTGTTAATGATGCTCGTGGTGCTATCTACTTGTTTGTTCACTGGTTGGTTTATGAAAACAGAAAAATTGGTGGATGAAATTGAGCAAGGCATGCCATCCTTTAAAACAGGTAGTGTGTTGGGCATTGCTCCCTATAAAATCTGGCTCTTCATGGTTCGCTTTATCTGCCCAATCATTATTGGGATGGTGATCTTGAATATGTTTGGGGTGTTTGGGAATTAGAAGTTCGAAATTCGAAGTGAGACGTTCGAAGTTTAAGGTTAATCCAAAATCTCGGTAATCGGTTGCCCTGTACAGCCACTGGGGAATTTGATTTTCAACATTACCGAAAGCGTGGGGGCAATATCGGTAATGGTATGATAGGCAGAAGATTTTCCTTTTTTGATCCCTTTTCCGAAAAACAAAATCGGGACATGTGTATCGTACGAATAGGCTGAACCATGTGTGGTGCCTGTAGGATACGATGACGGAATCCACGAAGGCTCTAATTGAACCAACACATCTCCACTTCGCTTAAAATTGTAACCACGCACCATCATTCCTTTTACACCCGTCTCGTTGTAAATGCCTTGTTTGATGATTGACTTTGGGTACACTTGTGCGATGCCTTCCACGGATTGAAGAAAATTCACCGTCATTTCGGTGGCAATCAATAATTCAATGCCTGCACTTTTTGGGTCACCCGAAAACACATCATGATTGAAGTACACTTGCTCGTTGGTAATTTTATCAATCACCTTCTTGCCAGGAAATTGCTTTTGCAAATGTTCGGTCAACCCGGCCTCTACATTGCTCCACGAAAAATTACCTGCAGGCACTTTGTTGTCTTTCAGAAACTGAGGTACTTCTGCCACCGCATGATCGGCTGTTAAAAACACCACATAGTTGCTCTCACCAACTTCTTTATCCAATCGTTTCAATAAATCTTCCAGGTTTTTATCCAATCGCAAGTAGGTATCTTCCAGCTCTACAGAATTAGGCCCCATGGAGTGCCCCACATAATCAGGAGTCGAAAATGAGATAGCCAAGAAATCGGTAACATCATCTTTGCCCATCTGTTCGCCCATCAGTGCTGATTTTGCAAACTCAGTCAATAGGTCATCGCCAAAAGCAGTAACGCTAAGCAGATCGTAACCTCCGTTTTCTTTTTTAAGCTCTTTTAAGTGGTATGGAAAAACGGGTTTATCTTTGCCCTTAAACTTTCGTTCATAAGGTGAATCATCTGGGTTTGAATACTTTTCGATGGGTAACAAGGTTCTCCATTCTTGATTCAAATAATTATCTGCGAGTTTTAAATTATTAAAGTTGTCCACCCATTCTGGTAGGGTGTTCTTGTAATAGGTGCTGGTAATAAATTTTCCTGATTTGCTATCTAGCCAATACGCACCATCGGGCAAGTGGCCAGCAGGCAGCACCGCTCCACGGTCTTTGATCGAAAGTCCTACTACCTTCCCTTTTTTTTGCGTGCTGATTTTTAATTCATCGGTAATGGTAGAAGAAAGCAATCGCCACGGAGATACGTCTCCATTTCCTTCGGGGTTTCCCACCGGCTTGTAGCGGTCATCGTTAACACAGTTTACTTCTTTCTCTAAATTTTTGTCCCACCAATCATTGCCAATAATTCCATGCGTGGCAGGAGTTGTTCCTGAATAAATGGAAGCATGCCCGGGCCCGGTGTAGGTAGGCACGTAGTTGTAATGGGCATTGGTGAGAATAAATCCATTTCCCATCAATCGCTTAAAGCCACCCTCGCCAAACTTCGATTCGAAGCGATACAGATATTCTTGCCGCATTTGGTCAACCACAATGCCTACCACTAGTTTAGGCTGGGTGTTTTGAGCATAACTAAAATTCAAACAAAGCAATAGCAATGGAAACAGGTGTTTTTTCATAACTTAAATTGAATCGAAAAATAGCTAAAAAACAGATGGGGTTATGTTACTATTTTGTGAAGACCGCTCAGGATTATTATCCGTGTAATGGTCGTTAACCTACTGCTCACATGCTACCTGCTCAAACTCCTCGTCTTCATATACCTGCTTCCGCAAAAACTTTCCGTTTTGGTTATAGTAAATCACCACATGCACGCCTGCTTCTTCCACTTCTTTATCCGTAAAGTATAGAGGCACTTCATTACTTCCTACATTCAAAATCATTGAAAAAGTAGGTGGAATAATTACTCCTTTGGACGAACTAATTACTCCAAAGAAATTCTCCCGTTGAATACGATACAATTTTTCCGTCTCACCATCCAGCCATGTATCGAACCGTTTGATTCGATCGATAATCACTTTGCTCGTCACATAATCGAACAACGTCCAGCTAAAATTTTTCTTGACCCAAATCGTGTTTTCTTTCCAAGGCAAAATTTCGTCATACTCAAATTCGGTCACGGATTTGCCACTCCAATCCATCAATCCGTAAAAACCATCTTTAAAGACAATCAAAGTGCTTTTGTTTAAGATCGACAAACCTTTGGTGGATACTGGTTTAATTACTTGTCCGTTTTGCACATCCACCAATCCAAATTTCTTGTCTTTAAAGGTTGACCAATAGTGTGTTTGATTGAGTGCTACTGCTTCATATTCAACCAGTAATATAATTTTACCTGCCCGATTGATAATTCCTTTTTTTGATTTGCGCACAATCATAAACAAATCTCGGTTCAATGATTCGATGCCATCGCATTCAATGAGAAACAATTTTTTGCCATTCACCACTTCATAAACGGTTTTCTTTTGCTTGGCATCGGTAACAAAAAAAGCATGTACCGAATCGCGTGAAGGAATAATCGTGATTTTATTCTCACCAAAAAAAGAAAGCTCATTCGATGAGTTAAAGTAAACCGTGCTGGAATCTCCTCGCTTCGCAAACAACAACCCCGCAGCAAACCAACTGCTGTCATGCAAGGGCAAAAAACGCTTGGCGCGAGTATCCCATATTCGTTGGTTTGGATGGCTGTTCAACAAAAGCCATTGACGATTGAAACTGTAGTTTTTAAATTTTTGATTTGCTAATTGGAGGTCGACAGCATCCAACAGAAATTCGTTATTGATTTTGCGCACTAATCCAAATGATTCGAGCAGAAGAGTTTGTCGGCTGAGCGGAACGATGAATTGCTGTTGTGAATCGATCAAACCTTCCAGCGAACCGTTTCGTACCAGTAAACGTTCTTTGCCTACGGCCCGTACTTCGTCAAACACTTGTTGCTGCTCAAGCGCCTCACCCTTCACAATTTTTTCTAAAGCCGAAAGACTATACACTGTTTTTTTTTCCAAACGGGTCAACACCAGTACGTTTTCCAACCATTCAGCATCGTCCCACGTTTCAGACAGTAATTGCTTACCGTGTAGGGTGTAAATGACTCCGCCCAATTTCTTCACGACAAACAAAAATCGATTGCCAATCAGTTGAATGTCATTGAAACAATCTGAAATTACTTTTTCTCCGCTGGCATGTACCAACTTCAGGCAAGTGGAGTCGCCCACTTTCCAAAAGCCTAACCCCAGTGCTTGACGGATCGGTGTGAAATCAAAAATCTTTTTTCCGTTGCGCCCAAACAATCCTTCGCTGGTGCTTAACATGTCTGATTCCACCAAACCGCATTTGTATGTCGCTTCGACATCAGTAAATTGAGGAGGTATTACTTCTTCACCTGACGAATTGATAAATGCGTATTTTCCCTTCGCCAATACAGGCACCCAATAATCGTCATTTAACTTATGAACAGCCGCCAGCGAATCGGTCATCAACTTTTGTGGAAAAGGTTTTTCTATTTCTTGATAGAGATAATACAATCGGTCGATTGCTTTTTTCCGATAAGCGCTAGTGGGAAATCGTTGCAAAAAATTGAAGTAACTCGCAGTATCGCCCAATGCAGTGGATCGCTCATAAATTACAGCCTCCGCCATTTTTCGGAAAGGGCTGTTAGGATAGGCTTCGATAAATGAAATGTAACTGTTGAGTTTATCATCGCGTGTTTTGGCTTCAAATAACAATTTCTCATACCGATAGGTTGCCTCTGAAATCC
This genomic window contains:
- a CDS encoding sodium-dependent transporter — translated: MAENRGQWGSKFGFIMAAAGSAVGLGNVWRFPYLTGENGGAAFVLVYIICVVLVAVPMLINEIALGRLTGKNPVGAIQTLGGNKLWISLVGVLPLIVTFIVLSYYSTIAGWTVGYIFTSLFSINMPFTKFIATPEYVIPLGAFVILVTAWIVLGGVSGGIEKATKILMPMLFVLLIVVIFRSVTLPGAGKGIEYYLVPDFSKINGHVVLAALTQAFFSLGVGWGMMITYGSYLPKTQNIVSSSLWVGAMDTSVALLAGFMVFPAVFAFNQSPTEGPTLVFNVLANIFQQMPLGNIAGALFFLLLFFAAITSTISMLEAPSAYFMDQKKWNRKKAAWTVAIAAFLFGIPSALSTGAIESLSIMKVDFLGVIKTGFMDVFDYLFGSLLMMLVVLSTCLFTGWFMKTEKLVDEIEQGMPSFKTGSVLGIAPYKIWLFMVRFICPIIIGMVILNMFGVFGN
- a CDS encoding alkaline phosphatase family protein translates to MKKHLFPLLLLCLNFSYAQNTQPKLVVGIVVDQMRQEYLYRFESKFGEGGFKRLMGNGFILTNAHYNYVPTYTGPGHASIYSGTTPATHGIIGNDWWDKNLEKEVNCVNDDRYKPVGNPEGNGDVSPWRLLSSTITDELKISTQKKGKVVGLSIKDRGAVLPAGHLPDGAYWLDSKSGKFITSTYYKNTLPEWVDNFNNLKLADNYLNQEWRTLLPIEKYSNPDDSPYERKFKGKDKPVFPYHLKELKKENGGYDLLSVTAFGDDLLTEFAKSALMGEQMGKDDVTDFLAISFSTPDYVGHSMGPNSVELEDTYLRLDKNLEDLLKRLDKEVGESNYVVFLTADHAVAEVPQFLKDNKVPAGNFSWSNVEAGLTEHLQKQFPGKKVIDKITNEQVYFNHDVFSGDPKSAGIELLIATEMTVNFLQSVEGIAQVYPKSIIKQGIYNETGVKGMMVRGYNFKRSGDVLVQLEPSWIPSSYPTGTTHGSAYSYDTHVPILFFGKGIKKGKSSAYHTITDIAPTLSVMLKIKFPSGCTGQPITEILD
- a CDS encoding WG repeat-containing protein → MRGSKIIVLSWLIGVLHFNSWAQSVRQIESKIEKANWSASKQLLQKALHRDSANLQLNLLITKWYVSAVNPGYQIDSAKHYLDKSKTYYQQLPIKLRERANRWGIDENILSRLESSIDSLAFVNAKQINSEVAYNHFINQYPSAKEVGMAIELRNEVAFLDALKINSYQSFQQYIQSYPQSHRISEATYRYEKLLFEAKTRDDKLNSYISFIEAYPNSPFRKMAEAVIYERSTALGDTASYFNFLQRFPTSAYRKKAIDRLYYLYQEIEKPFPQKLMTDSLAAVHKLNDDYWVPVLAKGKYAFINSSGEEVIPPQFTDVEATYKCGLVESDMLSTSEGLFGRNGKKIFDFTPIRQALGLGFWKVGDSTCLKLVHASGEKVISDCFNDIQLIGNRFLFVVKKLGGVIYTLHGKQLLSETWDDAEWLENVLVLTRLEKKTVYSLSALEKIVKGEALEQQQVFDEVRAVGKERLLVRNGSLEGLIDSQQQFIVPLSRQTLLLESFGLVRKINNEFLLDAVDLQLANQKFKNYSFNRQWLLLNSHPNQRIWDTRAKRFLPLHDSSWFAAGLLFAKRGDSSTVYFNSSNELSFFGENKITIIPSRDSVHAFFVTDAKQKKTVYEVVNGKKLFLIECDGIESLNRDLFMIVRKSKKGIINRAGKIILLVEYEAVALNQTHYWSTFKDKKFGLVDVQNGQVIKPVSTKGLSILNKSTLIVFKDGFYGLMDWSGKSVTEFEYDEILPWKENTIWVKKNFSWTLFDYVTSKVIIDRIKRFDTWLDGETEKLYRIQRENFFGVISSSKGVIIPPTFSMILNVGSNEVPLYFTDKEVEEAGVHVVIYYNQNGKFLRKQVYEDEEFEQVACEQ